A region from the Triticum urartu cultivar G1812 chromosome 1, Tu2.1, whole genome shotgun sequence genome encodes:
- the LOC125508052 gene encoding U11/U12 small nuclear ribonucleoprotein 65 kDa protein isoform X1 codes for MESFPPHRLPPLPGNPSSAPPPPLLHQQAGSAPAPATLLVRHLPEAITQEMLFGLFSHYGATSVRLCGGKLRNCAFVDFRDEMAANQAQSVLNRFRILGKVLIVERANQPNAKNVNEKHQEELAHGMPQVPSTNSQNQENPTSTAEPIASRLGVDYSFPPHLEYAYPPPDGNILTNIVNSLIAVPRFYTQVLHLMNKMNLPAPFRTGLPTPPLSSQVPAPPPPPPPQPSMAEKLHLADLSSDESEMESSDEDVDTRKVKRAKHEAIVGPAVDRSVAHESVGVKPTALVPNELQVIKKKNPILQIKLVPKAAYKELADRSTIDKGLASRDEQLEEKHFATPLEIEKEKLPTEEILSLPMFKNYTPGNPASVLYIKNLAKDVVHDDFYYVFGSVFESLDAARSGLSIKLMQEGRMRGQAFVTFPSVELAQRALNLAHGYAFKGKPMIIQFGRSPAATKTSS; via the exons ATGGAGTCATTTCCGCCGCATCGGCTTCCTCCACTGCCCGGGAATCCCTCCTCTGCTCCGCCGCCACCGCTTCTACATCAGCAGGCTGGGTCTGCTCCGGCGCCGGCAACGCTCCTGGTGCGGCACCTCCCAGAGGCCATCACACAGGAGATGCTCTTCGGACTCTTCTCCCACTATGGCGCCACATCCGTTCGCCTCTGCGGTGGAAA GCTGCGGAACTGTGCATTTGTGGATTTTAGGGACGAGATGGCGGCCAATCAGGCGCAGTCTGTGTTGAACAG GTTCAGGATCCTTGGGAAAGTACTGATAGTTGAGAGAGCAAACCAGCCAAATGCCAAGAATGTGAACGAGAAGCATCAGGAGGAATTAGCTCATGGGATGCCTCAAGTGCCAAGTACGAATTCCCAGAATCAAGAGAATCCTACATCAACTGCCGAACCGATCGCTTCTAGGCTTGGTGTGGACTATTCATTTCCTCCTCATCTTGA gtATGCATATCCACCACCAGATGGAAACATATTGACAAATATTGTCAACTCTCTCATTGCCGTTCCCCGATTTTACACTCAG GTGTTGCATTTGATGAACAAGATGAACCTTCCAGCTCCATTTCGGACGGGATTGCCTACTCCACCTCTATCATCACAAGTGCctgctcctcctccccctccACCACCGCAGCCTTCTATGGCAGAGAAACTTCATTTGGCTGATTTGTCTAGTGATGAGTCTGAGATGGAGTCTTCTGAT GAAGATGTTGATACAAGGAAAGTCAAGCGCGCAAAGCATGAAGCTATTGTTGGTCCTGCAGTTGATAGAAGTGTCGCCCATGAATCGGTCGGGGTGAAACCAACTGCATTAGTTCCCAATGAGCTTCAAGTAATAAAAAAGAAAAATCCAATACTGCAG ATAAAACTTGTCCCTAAGGCTGCTTATAAGGAACTTGCTGATCGGAGTACTATCGACAAGGGATTGGCCTCTAGAGATGAACAACTTGAAGAGAAACATTTTGCTACGCCTCTGGaaatagagaaagagaaattACCGACAGAGGAGATTTTGTCCCTTCCCATGTTCAAG AATTACACGCCAGGGAATCCTGCCAGTGTATTATATATTAAGAACTTGGCAAAAGATGTTGTTCATGATGACTTCTACTATGTCTTTG GATCTGTGTTTGAAAGCTTGGATGCTGCAAGGTCTGGTTTAAGTATCAAGTTAATGCAG GAAGGTCGAATGCGGGGCCAAGCTTTTGTGACATTTCCATCTGTCGAACTTGCTCAACGTGCACTG AATTTAGCGCATGGTTATGCGTTCAAGGGCAAGCCGATGATCATTCAGTTTGGTAGAAGCCCTGCTGCTACCAAAACTTCTTCCTAG
- the LOC125508052 gene encoding U11/U12 small nuclear ribonucleoprotein 65 kDa protein isoform X2 has translation MESFPPHRLPPLPGNPSSAPPPPLLHQQAGSAPAPATLLVRHLPEAITQEMLFGLFSHYGATSVRLCGGKLRNCAFVDFRDEMAANQAQSVLNRILGKVLIVERANQPNAKNVNEKHQEELAHGMPQVPSTNSQNQENPTSTAEPIASRLGVDYSFPPHLEYAYPPPDGNILTNIVNSLIAVPRFYTQVLHLMNKMNLPAPFRTGLPTPPLSSQVPAPPPPPPPQPSMAEKLHLADLSSDESEMESSDEDVDTRKVKRAKHEAIVGPAVDRSVAHESVGVKPTALVPNELQVIKKKNPILQIKLVPKAAYKELADRSTIDKGLASRDEQLEEKHFATPLEIEKEKLPTEEILSLPMFKNYTPGNPASVLYIKNLAKDVVHDDFYYVFGSVFESLDAARSGLSIKLMQEGRMRGQAFVTFPSVELAQRALNLAHGYAFKGKPMIIQFGRSPAATKTSS, from the exons ATGGAGTCATTTCCGCCGCATCGGCTTCCTCCACTGCCCGGGAATCCCTCCTCTGCTCCGCCGCCACCGCTTCTACATCAGCAGGCTGGGTCTGCTCCGGCGCCGGCAACGCTCCTGGTGCGGCACCTCCCAGAGGCCATCACACAGGAGATGCTCTTCGGACTCTTCTCCCACTATGGCGCCACATCCGTTCGCCTCTGCGGTGGAAA GCTGCGGAACTGTGCATTTGTGGATTTTAGGGACGAGATGGCGGCCAATCAGGCGCAGTCTGTGTTGAACAG GATCCTTGGGAAAGTACTGATAGTTGAGAGAGCAAACCAGCCAAATGCCAAGAATGTGAACGAGAAGCATCAGGAGGAATTAGCTCATGGGATGCCTCAAGTGCCAAGTACGAATTCCCAGAATCAAGAGAATCCTACATCAACTGCCGAACCGATCGCTTCTAGGCTTGGTGTGGACTATTCATTTCCTCCTCATCTTGA gtATGCATATCCACCACCAGATGGAAACATATTGACAAATATTGTCAACTCTCTCATTGCCGTTCCCCGATTTTACACTCAG GTGTTGCATTTGATGAACAAGATGAACCTTCCAGCTCCATTTCGGACGGGATTGCCTACTCCACCTCTATCATCACAAGTGCctgctcctcctccccctccACCACCGCAGCCTTCTATGGCAGAGAAACTTCATTTGGCTGATTTGTCTAGTGATGAGTCTGAGATGGAGTCTTCTGAT GAAGATGTTGATACAAGGAAAGTCAAGCGCGCAAAGCATGAAGCTATTGTTGGTCCTGCAGTTGATAGAAGTGTCGCCCATGAATCGGTCGGGGTGAAACCAACTGCATTAGTTCCCAATGAGCTTCAAGTAATAAAAAAGAAAAATCCAATACTGCAG ATAAAACTTGTCCCTAAGGCTGCTTATAAGGAACTTGCTGATCGGAGTACTATCGACAAGGGATTGGCCTCTAGAGATGAACAACTTGAAGAGAAACATTTTGCTACGCCTCTGGaaatagagaaagagaaattACCGACAGAGGAGATTTTGTCCCTTCCCATGTTCAAG AATTACACGCCAGGGAATCCTGCCAGTGTATTATATATTAAGAACTTGGCAAAAGATGTTGTTCATGATGACTTCTACTATGTCTTTG GATCTGTGTTTGAAAGCTTGGATGCTGCAAGGTCTGGTTTAAGTATCAAGTTAATGCAG GAAGGTCGAATGCGGGGCCAAGCTTTTGTGACATTTCCATCTGTCGAACTTGCTCAACGTGCACTG AATTTAGCGCATGGTTATGCGTTCAAGGGCAAGCCGATGATCATTCAGTTTGGTAGAAGCCCTGCTGCTACCAAAACTTCTTCCTAG